In the genome of Campylobacter concisus, the window GATATAGAAACACTAAACGAGGAGGCGCTAAAAGGCACTTATGAGGCCACAGCAATCAGCTTTGCACTCTATCCAAAAATTTGCGATGAATTTGCACTTTTGCGCTGTGCGGTGAGCTTTGGCAATGGATATGGCCCAAAGCTTATCAAGCTAAAAGATAAACAGCTAAAGCGAAATTTTAAGGTCGCACTCTCTGGCAAAAACACGACAAATGCCCTGCTCTTTCGCATAGCCTACCCAGAGGCAAGGATCGTTTATAAAAATTTCTTAGAGATCGAAAATGCTGTGCTTAGCGGCGAGGTCGATGCTGGTGTGCTCATACATGAAAGTATCTTAAATTTCTCAGACCAGCTCTGCGTAGAGCGTGAGATTTGGGACATTTGGAGCGAGCTAAACGGCGAAAATTTACCGCTTCCACTTGGTGGCATGGCGCTTAGACGAAGCCTACCCATAACCGATGCGATCGAGTGTGAGAGAGTGCTTAGCGAGGCCGTTAGGATTGCCACTTCGCACAAGCCATTTTTATCTCACATGCTAATGGAGCGAAATCTTATCAGAGTTGGCAAAGAAGAGCTAAAAACGTATCTAAATTTATACGCAAATGACGAGTCTATAAGCATGAACGAAACTCAGTTAAAAGCGCTAAATAAACTCTATCAAATAGGCTATGACAAAGGTTTTTTTGAAAAGCCAATCGACGTAAACGACTACCTAATCCCAACTGAATATAACGAAGTAAGGTTTAGCTGATGCAAAGTACGCTTGTCTCACTTGGAGTTGAAACCTTTAAGATCGCCCTTTACATCAGCCTTCCGATGCTACTAAGCGGACTAATCGCTGGTCTTATCATCTCCATTTTCCAAGCGACTACGCAGATAAACGAAACTACACTAAGTTTCGTGCCAAAAATTTTGCTAGTCGTCGTTGTCATCATATTTTTAATGCCCTGGATGATCTCGATGATGGTTGAATTTACCACTCGTATGTTTGACTTTATACCGGAATTTATCCAGTGACGAGGCTTGTTGATTTTTCTAAATTTACCTCGGTTAGGATAGGCGGCGTGCATGAAATTTTTGAGGTTAATTGCCTTGATGATCTAAATTCGCCTGAATTTTTAGGTGCTGTGATGATAGGTGGGGGTAACAACCTACTTATCTCGCCAAATCCCCCAAAAATAGCGATGCTCGGCAAGAGCTTTGACTATATAAATTTAGAACGCATCGGCGAGAAAATTTACCTTGAGATAGGTGCTGCGACAAAATCAGCTAAAATTTATAACTTCTCAAAACAAAACAACATAGCTCACCTTGAGCTTTTAAAAAATATCCCTGGCACGCTTGGCGGACTTATCAAGATGAACGCTGGCTTGCTTAAATTTAGCATAAGTGACAACCTCACGCATGTGCGTCTGGCTCGTGGCTGGGTGAGCAAAGATGAGATAAGCTTTAGCTACCGCCACAGCGGCATAGATGAGGCTATTTTGGGAGCTAAATTTGAGCTTCGTAGCGGCTTTGACGCGGGCATATCTGATGCCATAAGCGCAAAAAGGGCAAATCAACCAAAAGGAGCTAGCTTTGGCAGCTGCTTTGTAAATCCAGAAGGGCACTTTGCAGGGGCATTGCTCGAGGCTGTTGGACTAAAGGGATACGCTATCGGCGGAGCGAAATTTAGCGAGGAGCACGCAAATTTTTTGATAAATTTTAACCACGCAAGCTTTGAGGACGCCACTAGCCTTATAAATTTGGCAAAGGCTAGAGTTTTAGAGAAATTTGGCGTAGAGCTTAAGACTGAAGTTTGCATTTTATAAGGACGATGATGAGTGAGTTTTTGAGCGAAGTTTTTACCCTTTCACTTTTGTTTATAGCTATCGGATTTTACGCCGTTTATAGGGCTAAAAAGGCACAAAGCGAGCATGAGAAAAATGTGGCTGATTATGATAAAAACTTGCTAAATTTTGCCAGAATTTTAGGTGTAAAAGATCACATCGATCTAGTTAAATTTGATGAAATTTTGGCTGAGGCCTTAAAAGAAAAACTAATTTTTAAATTTAATAAATCTACCTCGCAAGAGAAATTTATCTCTTTTATAAAAGATGAAAATTTCAAAACCAAACCCCAAATTTCACAAAATTATATCGATGAAGCTTTTTTAAACCTTTGCGCCAGCTCGCTTGTAGAGCCATTTAAGCTAGCGATACTAAAAAACGAAGATCAAATTTATGGATTTTTGTTTGAAAAAGAGCATCTTTTTGCTCTTATTGATAGCGCTGCGCCGCTTGGCGAAAATATTATAATTTGCGAGTAAATCAAGTAAAATTCATCTCTTTTTAGATAAAATCAAGCCAAATTTCAACTATAAGGTAAAAAATGGCAAAAGAAAAAGATAGTGATAAAAAGATAGCTATCCCAGAGAGCGAAGCGGACAAGAAAAAGGCGCTTGAGCTTGCGCTAAAGCAGATAGATAAAGCTTTTGGCAAAGGCACGCTTTTAAGACTTGGCGACAAAGAGGTTGAGGCTATCGAGTCGATACCGACTGGCTCGCTAGGGCTTGATCTGGCTCTTGGCATAGGCGGCGTTCCAAAAGGCAGAATCATCGAGATCTATGGACCAGAGAGCTCTGGTAAGACTACGCTCACGCTTCACATCATAGCTGAAGCGCAAAAAGCTGGCGGAATTTGTGCATTTGTCGATGCA includes:
- a CDS encoding MqnA/MqnD/SBP family protein, with product MYAAVKFGWVSSKNLAFTSKALDIETLNEEALKGTYEATAISFALYPKICDEFALLRCAVSFGNGYGPKLIKLKDKQLKRNFKVALSGKNTTNALLFRIAYPEARIVYKNFLEIENAVLSGEVDAGVLIHESILNFSDQLCVEREIWDIWSELNGENLPLPLGGMALRRSLPITDAIECERVLSEAVRIATSHKPFLSHMLMERNLIRVGKEELKTYLNLYANDESISMNETQLKALNKLYQIGYDKGFFEKPIDVNDYLIPTEYNEVRFS
- a CDS encoding UDP-N-acetylmuramate dehydrogenase, whose translation is MTRLVDFSKFTSVRIGGVHEIFEVNCLDDLNSPEFLGAVMIGGGNNLLISPNPPKIAMLGKSFDYINLERIGEKIYLEIGAATKSAKIYNFSKQNNIAHLELLKNIPGTLGGLIKMNAGLLKFSISDNLTHVRLARGWVSKDEISFSYRHSGIDEAILGAKFELRSGFDAGISDAISAKRANQPKGASFGSCFVNPEGHFAGALLEAVGLKGYAIGGAKFSEEHANFLINFNHASFEDATSLINLAKARVLEKFGVELKTEVCIL
- a CDS encoding addiction module antitoxin codes for the protein MSEFLSEVFTLSLLFIAIGFYAVYRAKKAQSEHEKNVADYDKNLLNFARILGVKDHIDLVKFDEILAEALKEKLIFKFNKSTSQEKFISFIKDENFKTKPQISQNYIDEAFLNLCASSLVEPFKLAILKNEDQIYGFLFEKEHLFALIDSAAPLGENIIICE
- the fliQ gene encoding flagellar biosynthesis protein FliQ translates to MMQSTLVSLGVETFKIALYISLPMLLSGLIAGLIISIFQATTQINETTLSFVPKILLVVVVIIFLMPWMISMMVEFTTRMFDFIPEFIQ